One window of Anaerolineales bacterium genomic DNA carries:
- a CDS encoding aldo/keto reductase: MVHETYLGKSTLRVPRMGVGAMTWGDAKGLARLHPAKTAYGGAHGFEEEKRAFELSIEADVNLFDTAAMYSNGAAELRLGELGRGKDAIIATKFPGGFSMKEEDLPKQLEASLKRLGRDSIELYQHHYPMPNISIPKLMDQLANVVEAGKVKAVGVSNYSAEQLREAHAALAKRGIPLASNQVEYSLLNRKPEVDGVLDACRELGITLIAQTPLAGGRLTGKYSAQNRAGGLFRRILPQYSRKALEEMQPVIKLLREIGERHSKTPSQVALRWLIENPVVLPIPGAKNGKQAADNAEALTFSLTAEEVEMLSQATMAWRK, from the coding sequence ATGGTACACGAAACATATTTAGGAAAAAGCACCCTACGTGTGCCGCGCATGGGTGTAGGTGCAATGACGTGGGGTGATGCAAAAGGTTTGGCTCGTCTGCACCCTGCAAAAACAGCCTACGGCGGCGCACACGGATTTGAAGAGGAGAAGCGTGCATTTGAGTTGAGCATCGAAGCGGATGTGAATTTGTTCGACACGGCGGCGATGTATAGCAACGGCGCGGCGGAACTTCGGCTCGGTGAGTTGGGGCGCGGGAAAGATGCGATCATTGCGACGAAATTCCCAGGCGGGTTTTCGATGAAAGAGGAGGATCTGCCGAAACAACTTGAGGCGAGTTTGAAGCGCTTGGGACGGGATTCCATCGAGTTATATCAGCATCACTATCCCATGCCGAACATATCCATCCCAAAATTGATGGATCAACTGGCAAATGTGGTCGAGGCGGGGAAGGTCAAGGCGGTGGGCGTGAGCAATTATTCGGCAGAGCAGTTACGGGAGGCGCATGCCGCGCTTGCCAAACGCGGAATCCCGCTGGCGTCGAATCAGGTGGAGTATTCGCTGCTGAATCGCAAACCTGAAGTGGATGGCGTTTTGGATGCCTGCCGCGAGCTGGGGATCACGCTGATTGCGCAAACGCCGCTGGCAGGCGGCAGGCTTACAGGAAAGTATTCCGCACAGAACAGGGCAGGTGGATTATTCAGGCGCATTCTCCCGCAATACAGCCGCAAGGCATTGGAAGAAATGCAGCCTGTGATTAAACTCTTGCGTGAGATTGGAGAACGCCATTCGAAGACGCCGAGTCAAGTGGCGCTGCGATGGCTGATCGAGAATCCCGTTGTGCTTCCGATCCCTGGGGCAAAGAATGGCAAGCAGGCAGCGGATAATGCCGAGGCGTTGACGTTTTCGTTGACGGCGGAGGAAGTAGAGATGTTAAGTCAGGCGACGATGGCGTGGAGGAAATAA
- a CDS encoding cupin domain-containing protein: MLKVGDVLDMGPFQIKMTVKKFTAETLDVEMELGPRSGGTPIHIHPHALETYEVLEGRFDAYVDGVWKIYQVGERVNVPKGVPHAFRNSSDAKTRVYNTHQPALKMAQYFEGLHKIAHSGVSKNGEVTFKAMLYLSLLMMSFKDEIVPINPPAPVANVLGFLGKLAGYRI, from the coding sequence ATGTTAAAAGTTGGTGATGTCCTTGATATGGGTCCATTTCAAATAAAGATGACGGTGAAGAAGTTCACCGCTGAGACCCTCGACGTGGAGATGGAGTTGGGACCGCGTTCCGGCGGGACGCCGATCCACATTCATCCTCATGCGCTCGAAACCTATGAGGTGCTCGAAGGTCGTTTCGACGCCTATGTGGATGGCGTCTGGAAAATCTATCAAGTTGGCGAAAGGGTCAATGTCCCGAAAGGCGTGCCGCATGCCTTCCGCAACAGCAGCGACGCGAAGACGCGCGTCTACAACACTCATCAGCCCGCCCTAAAAATGGCTCAATACTTCGAAGGGCTGCACAAGATCGCCCACAGCGGTGTGTCAAAGAACGGTGAGGTGACCTTCAAAGCCATGCTCTATCTGTCATTGTTAATGATGAGTTTCAAGGATGAGATCGTCCCGATCAACCCGCCCGCGCCCGTTGCGAATGTGCTGGGTTTCCTTGGCAAACTGGCAGGTTATAGAATTTAA
- a CDS encoding TetR/AcrR family transcriptional regulator: MKTQRKPTPSIRRQRNREAMIKTILETAREIMREEGVAALTMHELARRLEIRPPSLYNYYNSKMEIYDELFRLGFELFSRAMQEAADAAESTFDDMWRSMEAYMNFALQNPELFKLCFERHVPGFVPSGESMKVVNRLMESAISRINLWAGRGGFNPQIPMDKAFDLVNAMMHGLASMHLANDPHLPMGEGRFGRLIPDAVRVFEQAWKTA; the protein is encoded by the coding sequence ATGAAAACACAACGCAAACCCACCCCCTCCATTCGCCGCCAGCGCAACCGCGAAGCCATGATTAAAACCATCCTTGAAACGGCGCGTGAGATCATGCGCGAGGAGGGCGTGGCAGCCTTGACCATGCACGAACTGGCGCGCAGGCTTGAGATCCGCCCGCCCTCGCTTTACAACTACTACAACAGCAAAATGGAAATCTACGACGAATTGTTCCGCCTGGGATTCGAGCTGTTCAGCCGCGCCATGCAGGAAGCCGCCGATGCGGCGGAATCGACTTTCGATGACATGTGGCGAAGCATGGAAGCCTACATGAATTTCGCACTGCAAAACCCGGAACTTTTCAAATTGTGTTTTGAGCGCCACGTGCCTGGCTTTGTGCCGTCAGGGGAAAGCATGAAGGTGGTCAACAGGTTAATGGAAAGCGCCATATCGAGAATCAACTTGTGGGCGGGAAGAGGCGGGTTCAACCCCCAGATCCCCATGGACAAAGCCTTCGACCTGGTCAATGCCATGATGCACGGATTGGCTTCCATGCACCTTGCAAACGATCCGCATCTTCCCATGGGCGAAGGCAGATTTGGCAGACTTATCCCTGACGCGGTCAGGGTGTTTGAACAAGCCTGGAAAACGGCTTGA
- a CDS encoding helix-turn-helix transcriptional regulator — protein MNNETLKGHLDFLLLAVLSNGASHGYAVIEALRQRSGGHFDLPEGTIYPALHRLEEQDFLKSHWDESAPRRRKVYSLTVKGRQSLSKRQSEWMAFSEAVNATAGM, from the coding sequence ATGAACAACGAAACGCTAAAAGGACACTTGGATTTTCTCCTGCTGGCAGTTCTCTCGAACGGCGCGTCACACGGGTATGCCGTGATCGAAGCCCTGCGACAGCGGAGTGGCGGTCACTTTGACCTGCCCGAAGGCACGATCTATCCCGCCCTGCACCGTCTCGAAGAACAGGACTTTCTTAAAAGCCATTGGGACGAATCCGCGCCGCGCCGACGAAAAGTCTATTCGCTGACCGTGAAGGGGCGGCAATCCTTGTCGAAGCGCCAGTCTGAGTGGATGGCGTTCTCGGAAGCGGTCAACGCTACGGCGGGGATGTAA
- a CDS encoding alpha/beta fold hydrolase, which yields MKKIGWLVGVLVFLAVVLGPVLVTQVKGGSPQRTLYGPSLSTLDYTEVTFNNESQGLTLAGMLFVPEGEGPFPAVAIIHGAGTSVRENTWYLSLASFLQENGMLVLLPDKRGSEKSEGNWRTSSYEDLATDTVAAVDFLKSQDMAAVSKVGIIGMSQGGQISPYVVHLSPDMDFLVDVVGTSLNNYDVLHYEETNNLREMGFLPGVSDLIAYPSTWVLRNFTQKEFWDVVGNFDALPYWKELSVPALVMYGSDDPNVPAEASKARLVSLNKDNIEVKIYEGSEHALQDPPGKGNDHFRIEALNDIKGFIFSVK from the coding sequence ATGAAAAAAATTGGATGGTTGGTCGGAGTTCTTGTTTTTCTGGCAGTTGTGTTGGGACCTGTGCTAGTAACACAAGTGAAAGGAGGTTCCCCGCAGCGGACACTCTATGGTCCGAGTTTGTCCACCTTGGACTATACGGAGGTAACATTCAACAACGAATCCCAGGGTTTGACCCTTGCGGGCATGTTATTCGTACCCGAAGGAGAAGGTCCATTCCCTGCGGTGGCGATCATCCATGGCGCAGGGACGAGCGTACGCGAAAACACCTGGTACCTGAGTCTTGCAAGCTTCTTGCAAGAGAACGGCATGCTGGTCCTATTGCCAGATAAACGCGGCTCGGAAAAATCCGAGGGAAACTGGCGCACATCCAGTTATGAAGACCTTGCCACGGATACGGTGGCAGCGGTGGATTTTCTGAAGAGTCAGGATATGGCTGCTGTCTCGAAGGTCGGCATCATCGGGATGAGTCAGGGCGGGCAGATATCGCCTTATGTAGTTCACCTCTCGCCTGATATGGATTTCCTTGTGGATGTGGTCGGCACTTCACTTAACAACTATGATGTGCTTCACTACGAAGAAACCAATAACCTGCGCGAGATGGGATTTCTGCCAGGCGTATCTGACCTGATCGCATACCCATCAACCTGGGTGCTCAGAAACTTCACGCAAAAAGAGTTCTGGGATGTTGTCGGCAACTTCGATGCCCTGCCTTATTGGAAAGAACTGTCTGTGCCCGCGCTGGTGATGTATGGCAGTGATGATCCCAATGTTCCTGCAGAGGCGAGCAAGGCGCGGTTGGTATCTCTGAACAAGGACAATATCGAAGTAAAGATCTATGAAGGCTCCGAGCATGCCTTGCAGGATCCGCCTGGGAAAGGAAATGATCACTTCCGTATCGAGGCGCTAAACGATATAAAGGGTTTCATATTTTCAGTGAAGTAG
- a CDS encoding sensor histidine kinase yields MKILRPANYTSSLLVVSFTIWVAVSLRWILEFMEQRHPHLWLLSALLAAYGVLLGLQSVTVKGASLRAHIYLGVQTILIIGAMLLHFELDFFAALFLPLGGQAMFLFPRKTAFMWFAVFGIAIVAGQGIQFGIPEGLSFSLLYLAGLFLIASFSTLMMRADKARLQSDSLLDELKQAHQQLQVYAGQADELATARERNRLARELHDSVAQTLYGLTLQAEAAARELHLGRTDKATEQLREIRESAQQTLRETRLLIFELRPPILENEGLASALRARLESVESRSGLKTQIDVQDLGRLHVGVEAGLYGISNEALNNVLKHAHATEVAVLLARQSDKIVLEISDNGIGFDLDHAETHGGLGLKGMKERAEQFGGDLQIQSSANGTKVRAEAAYG; encoded by the coding sequence ATGAAAATTCTCCGCCCTGCCAATTACACATCATCCCTTCTCGTTGTCAGTTTCACCATTTGGGTCGCTGTGTCTCTGCGATGGATTCTTGAGTTCATGGAACAGCGGCATCCGCATCTCTGGCTTCTCAGTGCATTGCTCGCGGCGTACGGCGTCTTGCTTGGGTTACAGTCCGTCACGGTCAAAGGAGCGTCGCTAAGGGCGCATATCTATCTTGGAGTTCAAACGATTCTTATCATTGGCGCCATGCTGCTCCATTTCGAATTGGATTTTTTTGCCGCTCTTTTCCTTCCGCTTGGTGGGCAAGCCATGTTCCTGTTCCCCCGCAAGACCGCCTTCATGTGGTTTGCCGTCTTTGGCATCGCCATTGTTGCTGGACAAGGGATTCAATTCGGAATTCCTGAGGGATTGTCATTTTCGTTGCTATACCTCGCTGGATTATTCCTGATCGCTTCTTTCTCGACCTTGATGATGCGCGCCGACAAAGCGCGTTTACAAAGCGATTCGCTTTTGGACGAGCTAAAACAGGCTCACCAACAGTTGCAGGTATATGCGGGGCAGGCGGATGAACTTGCCACTGCCAGGGAACGCAACCGACTCGCAAGAGAACTTCATGACTCAGTCGCCCAAACTCTTTACGGACTGACGCTCCAGGCTGAAGCCGCCGCGCGCGAACTGCACCTCGGGCGAACAGACAAAGCGACGGAACAACTGCGTGAGATCCGCGAGAGCGCACAGCAGACCTTGCGGGAAACCCGTCTGTTGATCTTCGAACTCCGCCCGCCGATACTTGAAAATGAAGGACTGGCATCGGCGCTGCGAGCCAGATTGGAATCTGTGGAGAGCCGAAGCGGACTCAAAACCCAGATCGACGTGCAGGATTTGGGAAGGCTCCATGTGGGGGTCGAAGCGGGTTTGTATGGCATATCCAATGAAGCGTTGAACAATGTGCTCAAACATGCCCATGCCACCGAAGTCGCGGTCTTGTTGGCGAGGCAGTCAGACAAAATCGTTCTGGAGATCAGCGACAACGGCATTGGATTTGATCTTGATCACGCTGAAACGCACGGCGGACTTGGATTGAAAGGAATGAAGGAACGCGCCGAACAGTTTGGAGGAGATTTGCAGATCCAAAGCTCCGCGAATGGAACGAAGGTACGTGCGGAGGCAGCTTATGGGTAA
- a CDS encoding response regulator transcription factor → MRIYIADDHQIVRRGIRQLLSTEAGIEVVGEASNGREAVAEVEKFKPDIVLMDLVMPVMDGIEAIRQIKAGHPSIQILVLTSFATDDKVFPAIKAGALGYLIKDTSPEELINAIRQVHKGEPTLHSSIAQKLLTEISHTSKQKVSPDPLTDREVEVLKLIARGLSNQEIAETLVVSVATVYTHVSRVLDKLHLASRTQAALYALREGLASLYDDAG, encoded by the coding sequence ATTCGAATTTACATTGCCGACGATCACCAAATTGTCCGCAGGGGAATCAGGCAACTGTTAAGCACAGAAGCGGGCATCGAGGTGGTGGGCGAGGCCTCCAACGGGAGGGAGGCTGTTGCGGAGGTGGAAAAATTCAAGCCCGACATCGTGCTGATGGATTTGGTCATGCCCGTCATGGATGGCATCGAGGCGATCCGTCAGATCAAGGCGGGTCATCCGTCCATTCAAATCTTGGTGCTGACCAGTTTCGCCACCGACGACAAAGTTTTCCCCGCCATCAAAGCAGGCGCATTGGGATATTTGATCAAAGATACGAGTCCCGAAGAATTGATCAATGCGATACGGCAGGTGCATAAGGGCGAACCCACGTTGCATTCGAGCATCGCGCAAAAGCTGCTCACTGAAATCTCGCACACATCCAAACAGAAAGTATCGCCCGATCCATTAACTGATCGTGAGGTGGAGGTGTTGAAACTCATCGCGCGCGGCTTGAGCAACCAGGAGATCGCGGAAACACTCGTTGTAAGTGTGGCGACCGTTTATACACACGTCTCGCGTGTGCTCGATAAACTGCATCTTGCCAGCCGCACGCAAGCCGCGCTATATGCTCTGCGTGAAGGTTTGGCGTCGTTGTACGACGATGCAGGCTGA
- a CDS encoding MerR family transcriptional regulator: MDEMNIGELAEKVGIRTSAIRFYESVGLLPKPPRQSGWRRYDPSVLERLEVIHAAREVGFSIEEIRTLLNGFPKGDSPSKRWQKLARKKLPDLEAIIQRTIALKYLIEAGIECDCEDIALCINSEGKACRPASKNGVPAAQTDDCDC; this comes from the coding sequence ATGGACGAAATGAATATCGGCGAACTGGCTGAAAAGGTGGGCATCCGAACCTCGGCGATCAGGTTTTATGAAAGCGTGGGGCTTCTCCCCAAGCCGCCGCGTCAGAGCGGTTGGCGGCGTTACGACCCCTCCGTGCTGGAACGACTGGAAGTGATACATGCAGCGCGGGAGGTCGGTTTTTCCATTGAAGAAATTCGGACGTTGTTAAACGGTTTTCCAAAAGGCGATTCCCCGTCAAAACGCTGGCAGAAACTTGCCAGGAAAAAGTTACCCGACCTGGAGGCGATCATTCAGCGCACCATAGCGCTCAAATATTTGATCGAAGCAGGGATTGAATGTGATTGTGAAGATATAGCCTTGTGCATCAACAGCGAAGGAAAAGCCTGTCGCCCCGCCTCAAAGAATGGCGTCCCAGCCGCGCAAACCGACGATTGCGATTGCTAG
- a CDS encoding SRPBCC family protein → MIKVTETISISRSPAEVFAFISNLDNIPLWDREVKNFTLVTPGAAGVGSRFVEESKVGSVNCEVTEFSPDKALAFSGLSTAMDFTERILVEPADKGVIITLTGTVQPKGLWKLLQPIIAAEFKNSSKQQLVALKNQLEKM, encoded by the coding sequence ATGATCAAGGTAACTGAGACCATTTCAATTTCCAGGTCGCCAGCCGAGGTTTTTGCGTTCATCAGCAATTTGGACAACATCCCCTTATGGGACCGCGAGGTGAAGAATTTCACTCTCGTCACGCCTGGGGCAGCTGGGGTCGGATCCCGCTTTGTAGAGGAGTCGAAGGTCGGTTCGGTCAACTGCGAAGTGACCGAGTTTTCCCCAGACAAGGCGCTCGCCTTCAGTGGTTTATCAACAGCCATGGACTTTACTGAAAGAATTCTGGTTGAACCTGCGGACAAGGGCGTAATCATTACGCTCACAGGCACGGTGCAACCGAAAGGCTTGTGGAAACTTTTACAGCCGATCATTGCCGCCGAATTCAAGAACAGTTCCAAACAGCAACTGGTTGCATTGAAGAATCAGCTTGAAAAAATGTAA
- a CDS encoding DUF2652 domain-containing protein translates to MKSDIHTGYLILADISGYTSYLAKSEIENAQALLAELLKRIVEQFQSVVKISRLEGDAVFAYTTEPIRGEALMDLIESTYIAFREGQELFRLNLCECEACQSLPSLDLKFIVHYGSFAIQSVTAFQELVGMDVNVAHRLLKNHIHEKTNWRAYALISQNALSQMGISAEGMQEFREAYEHLGEIQLFGMDLTPYYDRWVDSKRILIDQEEADLIIKQQTELSPHQVWEWLTSNARRLEWEELNEIQRPTEQHGIGSESRCFGEGRAYTERVLDWKPFDYYSVLRSPQKRGRITPPMSIISTYKLHPLENGGTKLEIYCKVKTPMPAWLTQRIAGLVLQQMRVDRAYKRLLTAMQEK, encoded by the coding sequence ATGAAAAGTGACATACACACTGGCTATCTCATTCTTGCAGATATTTCGGGCTACACTTCCTATCTCGCAAAATCCGAGATCGAAAATGCGCAGGCGTTATTAGCCGAGTTGCTCAAGCGGATCGTCGAGCAATTTCAATCCGTGGTAAAGATTTCGCGGCTCGAAGGTGACGCTGTGTTCGCTTACACCACGGAACCAATCCGCGGCGAAGCGCTTATGGATTTGATCGAATCGACGTATATCGCTTTTCGCGAAGGGCAAGAATTGTTCCGCCTCAATTTGTGCGAATGTGAAGCTTGCCAGTCCCTGCCCAGTCTCGATTTGAAATTCATCGTTCATTATGGCAGTTTTGCCATCCAAAGTGTGACTGCCTTTCAGGAACTTGTCGGCATGGATGTCAATGTGGCGCATCGCCTCTTGAAAAACCATATTCACGAAAAAACAAATTGGAGAGCATACGCGCTCATCTCTCAGAATGCGCTTTCCCAGATGGGAATATCGGCGGAGGGTATGCAAGAATTCCGCGAGGCGTATGAACATCTTGGCGAAATCCAACTGTTCGGCATGGATTTAACCCCTTATTATGACCGATGGGTGGATTCCAAGCGAATCTTGATCGATCAGGAAGAGGCAGATCTTATTATTAAACAACAGACGGAACTATCCCCGCATCAAGTATGGGAATGGCTGACCAGTAATGCACGCCGTCTGGAGTGGGAGGAACTGAACGAGATTCAACGTCCCACTGAACAGCACGGCATTGGATCGGAAAGCCGTTGTTTCGGCGAAGGCAGGGCATACACGGAAAGAGTGCTGGACTGGAAACCGTTTGATTATTATTCTGTGTTGAGGTCACCCCAAAAGCGGGGCAGGATCACCCCGCCCATGTCGATCATATCAACGTACAAATTACATCCACTGGAAAATGGAGGCACGAAACTGGAGATCTATTGCAAGGTAAAGACTCCCATGCCTGCGTGGCTCACTCAGAGGATCGCAGGGCTCGTCCTACAGCAAATGAGGGTTGACCGCGCCTACAAAAGGTTGCTCACAGCCATGCAGGAAAAATGA
- a CDS encoding DUF2283 domain-containing protein codes for MRIKYFEDTDTTLVELSTNPPVETRELNENIYLDLDRDGNVVSITIEHASKSSDMREFLYERIPAAMS; via the coding sequence ATGCGAATCAAATACTTTGAAGATACCGATACCACACTGGTTGAGCTTTCCACCAACCCGCCTGTGGAGACGCGTGAATTGAACGAAAATATCTACCTGGATCTGGACAGGGACGGAAACGTGGTCAGTATCACGATAGAACATGCCAGCAAATCCAGCGACATGCGGGAATTTCTCTATGAGAGAATACCAGCGGCAATGTCCTAG